In Nicotiana tabacum cultivar K326 chromosome 19, ASM71507v2, whole genome shotgun sequence, one DNA window encodes the following:
- the LOC107817392 gene encoding uncharacterized protein LOC107817392: protein MKNFQENMLPLIHIVTFFTLLGTSFSSSSDFHALVSLKQGFDFSNHALSSWDTSNPSSVCSWLGIKCSQGRVISINLSNMDLYGSVSPAISSLDKLVELSIDGNNFTGEIKIDNMSSLQSLNISNNIFSGNFDWNYSSLANLEILDAYNNNFSSFLPLGVVNLKKLKYLDLGGNYFYGRIPESYGDLSELEYLSLAGNDLHGRIPKALGNLTNLKEIYLGYFNVFVGGIPKEFGKLENLVHMDISSCELDGPIPPELGNLKLLNTLFLHINLLSGQIPKELGNLTSLVNLDLSANALTGEIPFELINLQQLRLFNLFMNKLHGSIPDFIADYPELKILGLWMNNFTGVIPEKLGQNGKLQELDLSSNKLTGTIPKDLCASKQLRILILLKNFLFGPIPENLGTCSSLVRVRLGQNYLNGSIPNGFIYMPELNLVELHNNYLSGTLPENGNISSKPAKLGQLNLSNNQLSGSLPFSLSNFTSLQILSLGGNQFSGAIPPSIGQLSQALKIDLSHNFLSGEIPPEIGNCVHLTYLDLSQNNFSGSIPPRMSEIRILNYLNLSRNHLNETIPKSIGTMRSLTTADFSFNDLSGKLPESGQFAYFNATSFAGNPRLCGSLLNNPCNFTLITDPPGKSRGDFKLIFALGLLICSLVFAAAAIIKAKSFKKTGLNSWKMTAFQKVDFTVADVLECVKDGNVIGRGGAGIVYHGKMPNGVEIAVKKLLGIGNNSHDHGFRAEIRTLGNIRHRNIVRLVAFCSNKETNLLVYEYMRNGSLGEALHGKKGGFLSWNLRYKIAIEAAKGLCYLHHDCSPLIVHRDVKSNNILLNSNFEAHVADFGLAKFLVDGGASECMSAIAGSYGYIAPEYAYTLRVDEKSDVYSFGVVLLELITGRRPVGEFGDGVDIVQWSKRVTNCKREQVRHIVDPRLTTVPEDEAMHLFFVAMLSIQENSVERPTMREVIQMLSEFPRQSPEYQPSSSSVVFQKVKSLENDQNCPKIRKELLV from the exons ATGAAAAACTTCCAAGAAAATATGTTGCCACTCATTCATATTGTCACATTCTTTACTCTTTTAGGCACttccttttcttcctcttctgattttcatgccttagtAAGCCTAAAACAAGGTTTTGACTTCTCAAATCATGCATTAAGCTCTTGGGATACTTCAAATCCTAGCTCAGTTTGTTCTTGGTTAGGAATCAAATGCTCCCAAGGCCGAGTTATATCGATAAACTTATCCAATATGGACTTATATGGCTCTGTTTCCCCTGCTATTTCAAGCTTAGATAAGCTTGTAGAGCTCTCAATTGATGGCAATAACTTCACTGGTGAAATCAAGATTGACAACATGAGCAGCCTACAGTCTCTCAACATTTCAAACAACATATTCAGTGGGAATTTTGATTGGAACTACTCAAGCCTGGCCAACTTGGAAATTCTtgatgcttacaacaacaacttctcttcttttcttcctcttgGAGTTGTCAACTTGAAGAAACTCAAGTACTTGGATTTGGGTGGCAACTATTTCTATGGAAGAATACCAGAAAGTTATGGGGATTTGAGTGAGTTGGAGTACTTGTCACTTGCTGGAAATGACTTGCATGGTAGAATCCCTAAAGCCTTAGGGAATCTCACCAACTTGAAAGAGATTTACTTAGGATATTTCAATGTCTTTGTAGGTGGGATTCCTAAGGAATTTGGCAAGTTAGAAAATCTTGTTCACATGGATATTTCTAGTTGTGAATTAGATGGTCCAATTCCTCCTGAATTAGGGAACTTGAAATTGCTCAACACACTTTTTCTGCATATCAATCTTCTCTCAGGTCAAATTCCTAAAGAATTAGGCAATCTCACTAGCTTAGTCAATCttgatctttcagccaatgcactTACAGGAGAAATCCCATTTGAGCTCATTAATCTTCAGCAGCTAAGGCTTTTCAACCTTTTCATGAACAAATTACATGGTTCTATACCGGATTTCATCGCTGATTATCCCGAGCTGAAGATTCTTGGTCTTTGGATGAACAACTTCACTGGTGTCATCCCCGAGAAGCTAGGCCAAAATGGGAAGCTACAAGAGCTGGATTTGTCATCAAACAAGCTCACTGGTACAATTCCTAAAGACTTGTGTGCCTCAAAGCAACTCAGAATCTTGATTTTACTCAAGAATTTCCTCTTTGGTCCAATTCCAGAGAATTTAGGCACATGTTCAAGTCTAGTTAGGGTGAGATTGGGGCAGAATTACTTGAATGGTAGCATTCCAAATGGATTCATTTACATGCCTGAGTTAAACTTAGTTGAGCTGCACAACAACTACTTGTCTGGTACCTTACCAGAAAATGGTAACATTTCTTCAAAGCCAGCCAAATTAGGTCAATTAAATTTATCAAACAATCAACTTTCTGGTTCTTTACCATTTTCACTCTCTAATTTCACTTCCCTTCAAATCCTTTCACTTGGAGGGAACCAATTCTCTGGTGCTATTCCTCCTTCTATAGGTCAACTCTCCCAAGCCTTAAAAATTGACCTGAGTCATAATTTTCTTTCTGGTGAAATCCCTCCTGAAATAGGCAATTGTGTCCACTTGACATATCTAGACTTGAGCCAAAACAACTTTTCTGGTTCAATTCCACCTAGAATGTCCGAAATCCGAATCTTGAACTATTTGAACTTGTCAAGAAACCATTTGAATGAGACCATACCAAAGTCAATTGGTACCATGAGAAGTCTCACAACTGCTGATTTCTCATTCAATGATTTATCAGGCAAGCTGCCGGAATCAGGCCAATTTGCATACTTCAATGCTACTTCTTTCGCGGGCAATCCTCGACTATGTGGTTCATTATTGAACAACCCTTGCAATTTCACACTCATCACTGATCCACCTGGAAAGTCTCGTGGCGATTTCAAGCTGATTTTCGCCCTCGGGTTGTTAATCTGTTCACTAGTATTTGCAGCTGCAGCTATCATAAAAGCCAAGTCTTTCAAGAAAACAGGCTTGAATTCTTGGAAAATGACAGCATTCCAAAAGGTTGATTTCACTGTTGCAGACGTGCTCGAATGTGTGAAAGATGGAAATGTAATAGGCAGAGGAGGAGCCGGGATTGTGTACCATGGGAAAATGCCAAATGGGGTTGAAATTGCTGTGAAAAAACTGCTTGGTATTGGCAACAACAGTCATGATCATGGTTTCAGAGCAGAGATTCGGACACTAGGCAATATTCGACACAGAAACATCGTAAGACTTGTTGCTTTTTGTTCAAACAAGGAAACAAATCTACTTGTGTATGAGTACATGAGGAATGGGAGTTTAGGTGAGGCATTGCATGGGAAAAAGGGTGGATTTTTGAGCTGGAATTTGAGGTACAAAATTGCTATAGAAGCTGCTAAAGGATTGTGTTATCTTCACCATGATTGCTCGCCATTGATCGTTCACAGAGATGTTAAATCCAACAACATTTTGCTGAATTCAAACTTTGAAGCTCATGTTGCTGATTTTGGTTTGGCTAAATTCTTGGTAGACGGTGGTGCCTCAGAATGCATGTCTGCAATTGCTGGTTCCTATGGTTACATTGCTCCTG AATATGCATATACTTTGAGAGTAGATGAAAAGAGCGACGTTTATAGTTTTGGTGTGGTTTTACTGGAGCTGATCACAGGGCGTCGTCCAGTAGGGGAATTTGGAGACGGAGTGGACATTGTACAATGGAGCAAGAGAGTAACAAATTGCAAAAGAGAACAAGTGAGACACATTGTAGATCCAAGACTAACTACAGTGCCAGAAGACGAAGCCATGCATTTGTTCTTCGTTGCCATGCTTAGCATCCAAGAAAATAGCGTAGAACGTCCAACAATGAGGGAAGTCATTCAGATGTTATCAGAGTTTCCGCGACAATCCCCAGAGTATCAACCATCTTCTTCGTCTGTGGTTTTTCAAAAGGTAAAGAGCCTTGAGAATGACCAAAATTGTCCAAAGATTCGGAAGGAACTTTTGGTTTAA
- the LOC107817391 gene encoding YTH domain-containing protein ECT4 produces the protein MAGEKIIEKPEAVAPGSKSDSSIKLTEKDLISKKDGKVSDSLSSLGAVTGIKGEIDQPPIAEQGAYYPPASYCDYYYPGYNGAFNQLDDQGYFNAGIQSDNGSLLYYLPGYNPYSAGFVGGDGKQSYLSSGYLQQPVSYGSESLPCYTWGSTYCADTNSAAPKSGNVKSTFGRNGSDKSNGFNSTKTNSSFASKNSAVLFNPKTRQSTAASNLPKSNHQAQPFKPANKFRPDIQSGGLIKGFHMAGDFPSYTSQNQGFFMPYDPTNYQTNGRMWNGNYRFKSRGNFTRNGVFEASTELPRGPRADSRSSPSKPSAEEDQLGPIIQKEKYNKEDFKTQYDNAKFYVIKSYSEDDIHKCVKYDVWSSTPNGNKKLDGAFRDAEGKASGAGSSCPVFLFFSVNGSGQFLGVAEMVGQVDFNRNMDFWQLDKWSGFFPVKWHIVKDVPNTQFRHIILENNDNRPVTYSRDTQEIGLKEGMEMLNIFKSYSERTSILDDFNFYEKREKLLKAKRSTKPAGQADVFEKTDSLKQFKGGDKILEEELKTNSSGPTASLVSLTKNLSINSRPFKSSV, from the exons ATGGCAGGAGAGAAGATTATAGAAAAAC CTGAAGCAGTTGCTCCAGGATCGAAATCTGATTCGTCTATTAAGCTGACTGAGAAGGATCTG ATTTCAAAAAAAGATGGAAAAGTTTCTGACTCGCTGTCATCTTTGGGAGCTGTGACTGGCATCAAGGGTGAAATTGATCAACCACCAATTGCAGAGCAAGGTGCTTATTATCCACCTGCTAGCTATTGCGATTACTACTACCCAG GCTATAACGGGGCTTTTAATCAGTTAGACGATCAAGGTTACTTTAATGCG GGTATTCAATCAGATAATGGTTCCCTTCTCTACTATCTTCCTGGCTATAATCCTTACAGTGCTGGATTTGTGGGAGGCGATGGGAAGCAGTCTTATCTATCATCTGGATATCTTCAACAACCTGTCTCATATGGTTCAGAGTCCTTGCCATGTTATACATGGGGTTCGACATACTGTGCAGATACCAATAGTGCTGCTCCCAAATCTGGGAATGTTAAATCAACGTTTGGCCGAAATGGTTCAGACAAGTCAAATGGTTTTAATTCCACAAAAACAAATAGTTCTTTCGCAAGCAAAAACTCGGCCGTGCTGTTTAACCCAAAGACTCGACAGTCTACTGCTGCGTCAAATCTGCCAAAGTCTAACCATCAAGCTCAGCCTTTCAAACCAGCTAACAAG TTTCGGCCCGATATCCAGTCTGGAGGCCTGATTAAAGGGTTTCATATGGCTGGGGATTTCCCATCATACACCAGTCAAAATCAAGGTTTTTTCATGCCGTATGATCCCACTAACTACCAAACAAATGGTAGAATGTGGAATGGGAATTACAGATTCAAATCACGGGGAAATTTCACCAGAAATGGTGTGTTTGAGGCCTCAACTGAGTTACCTCGTGGTCCCCGCGCAGACAGCAGGAGCAGTCCTTCAAAACCATCTGCTGAGGAGGACCAGCTTGGGCCAATTATTCAGAAGGAGAAGTATAACAAAGAGGATTTCAAGACTCAGTACGATAATGCCAAGTTTTATGTTATCAAGTCATACAGTGAAGATGATATTCACAAGTGTGTCAAATATGATGTATGGTCAAGTACTCCTAACGGGAACAAGAAATTGGATGGTGCCTTCCGTGATGCTGAGGGTAAAGCAAGTGGAGCTGGTTCAAGCTGTCCAGTGTTCCTCTTCTTTTCA GTAAATGGAAGTGGACAGTTTTTAGGTGTAGCTGAGATGGTTGGGCAGGTTGACTTCAACAGAAACATGGACTTTTGGCAGCTTGATAAGTGGAGCGGGTTCTTCCCAGTGAAGTGGCACATAGTTAAAGATGTCCCTAACACACAGTTCAGGCACATTATCCTCGAAAACAATGATAATAGACCTGTGACCTATAGCAGAGATACTCAGGAG ATTGGGCTGAAGGAAGGTATGGAAATGCTTAACATATTTAAGAGCTACTCGGAGAGGACATCTATATTGGATGATTTTAATTTCTATGAAAAGCGTGAGAAATTGCTCAAGGCTAAAAGGAGTACAAAACCAGCTGGTCAAGCTGATGTATTCGAGAAAACTGATTCTCTT AAGCAATTCAAAGGAGGAGATAAGATACTTGAGGAGGAGCTGAAGACCAACTCGTCTGGTCCAACTGCGTCTCTTGTTTCTCTCACCAAAAACCTCTCAATTAATTCAAGGCCATTCAAAAGTAGTGTGTGA